One bacterium DNA segment encodes these proteins:
- a CDS encoding energy-coupling factor ABC transporter permease — translation MMKKKHYTLIATFTSIPVLVILLQATSAWAMHISEGILPFPWAIFWTVLAAPFLIKGLVDIKKKNEELPSYLPLLGMVGAAVFVFSCLPVPVPIAGTCSHPAGTGLSVILLGFFPSITVAAVALLIQALFLAHGGLTTFGANVFSMGIIGSLAGFLAFRLGKSWKIPLFWRAFIAGVAADIFTYLATSVELGLALHGDEAAAKVITTIFVSFLPTQIPLCILEGVLTAGAVVYIYKHRPVVLQKLQVV, via the coding sequence ATGATGAAGAAAAAACACTATACCCTTATTGCTACCTTTACTTCCATACCAGTTTTGGTAATATTACTCCAGGCAACCTCTGCCTGGGCCATGCACATTTCAGAAGGGATTCTTCCCTTCCCCTGGGCTATCTTCTGGACCGTCTTGGCTGCCCCCTTTCTTATCAAGGGGCTGGTTGATATCAAAAAGAAAAACGAGGAGCTGCCAAGCTATCTTCCGCTGCTGGGGATGGTTGGAGCGGCCGTGTTCGTGTTTTCCTGCCTCCCTGTTCCCGTTCCCATTGCCGGGACGTGCAGTCACCCGGCAGGCACCGGACTTTCGGTAATTCTCCTGGGATTTTTCCCCAGCATCACGGTGGCGGCTGTAGCGCTTCTCATCCAGGCGCTTTTCCTGGCCCACGGAGGATTAACCACCTTCGGAGCCAATGTGTTCTCCATGGGCATTATCGGATCCTTGGCAGGCTTTCTCGCTTTTCGACTGGGCAAGTCATGGAAAATTCCTTTATTCTGGCGCGCTTTTATAGCCGGTGTAGCCGCAGATATTTTTACCTACCTGGCCACTTCGGTTGAACTCGGCCTTGCCCTGCACGGTGACGAGGCTGCGGCCAAAGTCATTACCACGATCTTTGTTTCATTCTTGCCGACCCAGATACCCTTATGTATTCTGGAAGGGGTACTCACTGCGGGTGCCGTGGTTTATATTTATAAACACCGGCCCGTAGTTCTGCAGAAATTGCAGGTGGTTTAG